From one Staphylococcus kloosii genomic stretch:
- a CDS encoding TRAP transporter large permease: MTLVAGLVLFISFFVFLFYGLPIAISIILSSIITLLLILPFDVTIATAAQRMVTGIDDFTMLAIPLFVLAGIIMNNGGIAFRLVNFAKVLVGRLPGSLAHTNTVGNMLFGSISGSSVAAAAAMGRIMGPMEKAQGYKKEYSAAANIASAPSGLLIPPSSLLIVYSLVSGGTSIAALFIAGYIPGILWGICCMIVAFFMAKKHGYKGSEKIAWKDKIFLFLDAIPSLLLIVIVIGGIVVGVFTATEGAAVAVLYATVLSLIYKSLKIKNIPSIIKETAEITGMILFLITASALFSLVMSYTGLPEAISKSIISLTDNPILLLLLMNVILLIIGTFMDITPAVLIFTPIFLPISEAIGLDPIHFGIIIAFNLCIGNITPPVGSALFVGASVGEVRVESVFKYLLPYFAILIILLLVITFIPQLSLFLPKLLGL, from the coding sequence ATGACGCTAGTGGCAGGTTTAGTATTATTTATTAGTTTCTTTGTATTTTTATTTTATGGATTGCCGATAGCTATTTCTATTATTTTAAGTTCTATAATTACATTATTATTGATATTACCTTTTGATGTAACCATTGCGACAGCAGCACAACGTATGGTTACAGGGATAGATGATTTTACAATGTTAGCAATTCCATTGTTTGTGTTAGCTGGCATCATTATGAATAATGGTGGTATAGCATTTAGATTAGTTAACTTTGCAAAAGTCTTGGTAGGACGATTGCCTGGTTCGCTGGCACATACAAACACTGTTGGGAACATGTTATTCGGTTCAATATCTGGTTCAAGTGTTGCCGCTGCGGCTGCCATGGGTCGTATTATGGGGCCTATGGAAAAGGCACAAGGCTATAAAAAAGAATATTCTGCAGCTGCAAATATTGCTTCTGCACCATCAGGTTTATTAATACCTCCAAGTTCTTTACTAATAGTGTATTCTCTAGTTAGTGGTGGGACATCTATAGCGGCACTATTTATTGCAGGATATATTCCAGGTATTTTATGGGGCATTTGCTGTATGATTGTTGCATTTTTTATGGCTAAAAAACATGGCTATAAAGGATCTGAAAAGATTGCATGGAAAGATAAAATATTTTTATTTTTAGATGCTATTCCAAGCTTATTACTAATTGTCATAGTAATAGGTGGGATTGTAGTTGGAGTGTTTACAGCAACAGAAGGAGCAGCAGTAGCTGTATTATATGCAACAGTATTGTCGCTCATTTATAAAAGTTTAAAAATTAAAAATATACCAAGTATAATTAAAGAAACTGCAGAAATTACAGGGATGATTTTATTTTTAATTACTGCTTCGGCATTATTTTCACTCGTTATGAGTTATACAGGTTTACCTGAAGCAATATCTAAAAGTATTATTTCGTTAACTGATAATCCAATTCTATTATTATTATTAATGAACGTCATTTTATTAATAATTGGAACTTTTATGGATATTACGCCAGCAGTATTAATTTTTACTCCGATTTTTTTACCAATATCTGAAGCTATAGGCTTAGATCCTATTCATTTTGGAATTATTATAGCCTTTAACTTATGTATAGGTAATATTACGCCACCAGTGGGAAGTGCGTTGTTTGTGGGGGCTAGTGTTGGAGAAGTCAGGGTAGAATCAGTATTTAAATATTTATTACCTTATTTTGCTATACTTATCATTTTATTACTTGTTATTACCTTTATACCGCAATTATCATTATTTTTACCAAAATTATTAGGATTATAA
- a CDS encoding glutathione peroxidase → MTNNIYDIQVANKDGSTYYLNDYKGKVIIVVNTATKCGLSGQFEELEELYQKYKDQGLIILGFPCNQFANQEPGTDDQIAETCKINFGVTFPIHAKIDVNGKDESPLFTLLKNEASSLYGKKIKWNFTKFVIDREGNVVKRLAPKDSPKKAEKLIQDLL, encoded by the coding sequence ATGACTAATAATATTTATGATATACAAGTTGCTAACAAAGATGGTAGCACTTATTATTTAAATGACTATAAAGGTAAGGTAATAATAGTTGTAAATACTGCTACAAAATGTGGATTGAGTGGCCAATTTGAAGAATTAGAAGAGCTTTATCAAAAATATAAAGATCAAGGACTTATTATTCTAGGATTTCCGTGTAATCAATTTGCCAATCAAGAACCTGGTACAGACGACCAAATCGCAGAAACATGCAAAATTAACTTTGGTGTAACTTTCCCAATACATGCTAAAATTGACGTAAATGGTAAAGACGAAAGTCCATTATTTACACTACTAAAAAATGAAGCATCAAGTTTATATGGTAAAAAAATTAAATGGAACTTTACGAAATTTGTTATCGATCGAGAAGGTAATGTAGTAAAAAGGCTTGCCCCTAAAGATAGTCCTAAAAAGGCTGAAAAATTAATTCAAGATTTATTGTAA
- a CDS encoding dihydrolipoyl dehydrogenase family protein — translation MKKYDVVFLGSGHAAWHSALTLNQAGKSVAIVEKDRIAGTCTNYGCNAKILLENPYEVLEQASHYPNIINTEALSVNWENLMSYKHKIIDPMANTLKGLFEQQGIDIIEGAGRLVDEHHLVVNGEQYYCENIVIATGQHSNKLDIEGSEHTHDSRDFLSLDQMPNSITFIGVGIISIEFASITIKSGVETHMIHVDDEPLKGFYSAHVAKLMDKLSAEGVQFHMNENTTAIKEQDDRYTVATESGLEITTDYVLDATGRRPNVHGIGLEEAGVNFTTRGVQVDEYLRTNIPNIYASGDVLDKAIPKLTPTATFESNYIAAHILGMNDNPISYPAIPSVLYTLPRLSNIGVSIDEANKSDDYKVKDIPFGKQMVFEYKNETEAEMTIVLNSNKQLVGAAIYADDAPDLVNLLTFIVNQKLTAQDLNQMIFAFPGSSSGVIDQLKLAML, via the coding sequence ATGAAAAAATATGATGTCGTATTTTTAGGTAGTGGGCATGCTGCTTGGCATAGCGCATTAACTTTAAACCAAGCAGGTAAATCAGTAGCTATCGTTGAAAAAGATCGTATAGCAGGTACATGTACGAATTATGGTTGTAATGCCAAAATCTTATTAGAAAATCCGTATGAAGTGTTAGAACAAGCTTCACACTATCCCAACATAATTAATACTGAAGCATTATCAGTGAATTGGGAAAACCTTATGTCTTATAAACATAAAATCATTGACCCTATGGCAAATACTTTGAAAGGTTTATTTGAACAACAAGGTATAGATATTATTGAAGGGGCAGGAAGATTAGTAGATGAGCATCATCTCGTAGTAAACGGTGAACAATATTATTGCGAAAACATAGTTATTGCGACAGGTCAACACAGCAATAAGTTAGATATTGAAGGATCTGAACATACGCATGATAGTAGAGATTTCTTATCATTAGATCAAATGCCAAATAGTATCACATTTATAGGTGTAGGCATTATTAGTATTGAATTTGCTAGTATAACTATTAAATCTGGCGTAGAAACGCATATGATTCATGTTGACGATGAGCCGCTCAAAGGTTTTTATTCAGCACATGTTGCTAAATTAATGGATAAATTGTCAGCAGAAGGCGTTCAATTCCATATGAATGAAAATACTACTGCGATTAAAGAGCAAGATGACCGTTATACAGTAGCAACAGAATCAGGATTAGAGATTACCACTGACTATGTGCTAGACGCTACTGGACGTAGACCAAATGTACACGGTATTGGTCTTGAAGAAGCGGGTGTTAATTTTACTACTCGAGGCGTACAAGTAGATGAATATTTACGTACAAATATCCCTAATATTTATGCTAGTGGTGATGTATTAGATAAAGCAATCCCTAAATTAACACCTACTGCAACATTTGAATCGAACTATATCGCTGCACATATTTTAGGTATGAATGACAATCCTATTAGTTATCCCGCAATACCTTCAGTCTTATATACGCTACCAAGATTGAGTAATATTGGGGTTTCTATAGATGAAGCGAACAAGAGCGACGATTATAAAGTGAAAGATATTCCTTTTGGTAAACAAATGGTGTTTGAATATAAAAATGAAACTGAAGCGGAAATGACTATCGTGTTGAATAGTAATAAACAGTTAGTAGGAGCTGCAATTTATGCCGATGATGCACCGGATTTAGTCAATTTACTCACTTTCATTGTGAATCAAAAATTGACGGCTCAAGATTTAAATCAAATGATTTTTGCATTCCCTGGTTCATCTAGTGGTGTGATAGATCAATTGAAATTAGCAATGTTATAA
- a CDS encoding AraC family transcriptional regulator, with product MYNEMILGESNEELIQYPDKQWKHFILHTVLNKTLFGYIPLHWHHALQFLYVIKGGVDVVIADKSIRIKQGDGIFINSNVVHEIKEHIEDTEFYCWNIELPEVSHNMEFDYVMSITNFVTKLPYIYLSADDKDGVKLLEIINEAGQIYERQPTYYKLDITIRYYETLKWLMSALQQNHDHIEYYFDTRVKLLIEYLHNHAHTKITLKTLSHLIHMSKSETIKLFKQHVNQTPFQYLTNVRLERSINMLYGQQTYTVTEIAMACGFSTTSYFIQIFKNKYGMTPKQMQKNVGLQY from the coding sequence TTGTATAACGAAATGATTTTAGGAGAATCTAATGAAGAGCTTATACAATATCCGGATAAACAATGGAAACATTTTATTTTACATACTGTACTCAATAAAACGCTTTTCGGCTATATCCCTTTGCATTGGCATCATGCGCTGCAATTTTTGTACGTTATCAAAGGTGGCGTAGATGTAGTTATTGCCGATAAATCAATAAGAATAAAGCAGGGTGACGGGATTTTTATTAATTCGAACGTGGTGCATGAAATTAAAGAGCATATAGAAGATACGGAGTTTTATTGTTGGAATATCGAATTACCTGAAGTAAGTCATAATATGGAATTCGATTACGTGATGTCTATTACTAATTTTGTGACGAAGTTACCTTATATTTATTTATCTGCGGATGACAAAGATGGGGTGAAATTACTAGAAATAATTAATGAAGCGGGCCAAATTTATGAGCGACAACCTACTTATTATAAATTAGATATTACGATTAGGTATTATGAGACACTTAAATGGTTAATGAGTGCATTGCAACAAAACCATGATCATATCGAATATTATTTCGATACGCGTGTAAAGTTGTTAATAGAATATCTTCATAATCATGCGCATACTAAAATAACTTTGAAAACGCTAAGTCATTTAATTCATATGAGTAAGTCAGAAACGATTAAATTATTTAAGCAACATGTGAATCAGACGCCATTTCAATATTTAACTAATGTTAGATTAGAGCGAAGCATTAATATGTTATATGGTCAACAAACTTATACAGTAACTGAAATTGCAATGGCTTGCGGTTTTTCAACGACAAGTTATTTTATACAAATATTTAAAAATAAATACGGCATGACGCCGAAACAAATGCAAAAAAATGTTGGTTTACAATATTAA
- a CDS encoding TRAP transporter small permease, whose amino-acid sequence MKKVKQSIDKVLLTLAGIALFIMVLLSIYQVVSRFIFNTPSTVSEEIVRFLLIWFALLSASYVFGVKKHIAILFFREILSEKVQLIMEKITDILIIIIALVLMIYGGYEVVKLTWTQYAPSTGLSMASMYGALPVSGIFIIFYSIYNLLDKSELDNMDDGGTTS is encoded by the coding sequence ATGAAAAAAGTAAAACAAAGCATTGATAAAGTATTACTTACATTAGCTGGTATTGCATTATTTATAATGGTTTTATTGTCTATTTATCAAGTGGTCTCACGTTTTATTTTTAATACACCAAGTACAGTTAGTGAAGAAATTGTACGATTTCTTTTGATTTGGTTTGCGCTGCTTAGTGCTAGTTATGTTTTCGGAGTTAAAAAACATATTGCCATTTTATTTTTTAGAGAAATTTTATCTGAAAAAGTACAGTTAATAATGGAAAAAATCACTGATATTTTAATTATAATTATTGCGCTAGTATTGATGATTTACGGCGGTTATGAAGTAGTAAAACTGACGTGGACACAATACGCACCATCTACAGGGTTGTCGATGGCAAGTATGTATGGCGCACTCCCAGTATCTGGAATATTTATAATTTTTTATTCTATCTACAACTTATTGGATAAAAGCGAATTAGATAATATGGATGATGGGGGGACTACATCATGA
- a CDS encoding alpha/beta hydrolase family protein, with protein MLDVKLNEAQPIISMKYIMLSRPERGQDLSIKVSAPSTGEDLPVILFAHGFGSSQDGYEPLADFWAAHGFFVIQPTFLDSKRIHLSDDDPRMQSLWRIRVDDMKHILDNLDYIESLVPGLQGRIDYHRIVTAGHSFGGQTAGNLLGLQVMDPVTYASEDLSDSRVQGGVLLATAGEGGDKLTQFAVDNFSFLNPNFKYMNKPTLIIAGDADHSPLTVEGPEWMTEPYYKSPGSKSLLNLYDAEHSLGGIPGYDVKETTDDNPQRVELIQYATWAYFRYVLNIESASWLALCDQFNNSNNDLGVIISKNDD; from the coding sequence ATGTTAGACGTTAAGCTAAATGAAGCACAACCGATTATTTCAATGAAGTATATAATGTTATCTAGACCAGAGCGAGGACAAGATTTATCTATAAAAGTTTCTGCGCCATCAACTGGAGAGGATTTGCCTGTTATTCTTTTCGCACATGGCTTTGGTTCTTCTCAGGATGGTTATGAACCTTTAGCAGACTTTTGGGCAGCTCATGGTTTCTTCGTGATTCAACCTACTTTTCTAGATTCTAAGAGGATTCATCTAAGTGATGACGATCCAAGAATGCAATCTTTATGGCGTATTAGAGTAGATGACATGAAACATATACTCGATAATCTCGATTATATTGAATCTCTCGTTCCTGGATTGCAAGGGCGCATAGATTATCATCGCATTGTGACAGCAGGCCATTCATTCGGTGGACAAACTGCGGGAAATTTACTTGGCCTACAAGTAATGGATCCAGTGACCTATGCAAGTGAAGATTTATCAGATTCAAGAGTGCAAGGAGGCGTTCTTCTTGCTACGGCCGGTGAAGGTGGCGACAAGTTAACTCAATTTGCCGTCGATAATTTTTCTTTCTTAAATCCTAACTTCAAGTATATGAATAAGCCTACACTTATTATTGCAGGTGACGCAGACCATTCACCACTAACTGTTGAAGGACCTGAATGGATGACTGAGCCATATTATAAAAGCCCTGGAAGCAAAAGCTTGTTGAATTTATACGATGCAGAACATTCACTCGGAGGTATACCTGGTTATGATGTGAAAGAAACAACAGATGACAACCCTCAAAGAGTTGAATTAATTCAATATGCTACATGGGCTTACTTCCGCTACGTGCTTAATATAGAATCTGCAAGTTGGTTAGCACTTTGTGACCAATTTAATAATAGCAATAATGACTTAGGTGTTATTATTTCTAAAAACGATGACTAA
- a CDS encoding MFS transporter, which yields MENSKNYNLITTIMFISGIIVMGSLYTALPLTAAFANDFHVPKEVATLNGVVFSITYSLSCLFYGTISEKFGRIKTILVGISGLVIICLIIGFVHSFTLLIIMRAIQGVFAAAFSPVAITYTTETYPPVKRITAISFISTSFMLSGVLGQNLSEIIVSQLNWHWVYFILTMLYLVLVILIYKFVPESPYQNPQLQLSKFFSNFKDFSNNLNVLYCLFISLTLLIMFISMYTILNSYITSEQIGGNMSTASLIKVFGVIGMFLSLLAGRISGRLGLKRTLTLALLTCVVSLVLMGTFHNVIMITIFSVTFVAGIAFSIPTVISKVGLIVKTNHGFFLSVNTVILFLGTAIAPILMIYVARLSSYFVEFLVIALIGMVSVIISIFMPSDHQKSN from the coding sequence ATGGAAAATAGCAAAAACTACAATCTTATCACTACAATTATGTTTATTTCAGGCATCATAGTGATGGGTAGCTTATACACCGCTTTACCGCTAACAGCCGCTTTTGCCAATGACTTTCATGTTCCTAAAGAGGTTGCGACATTGAATGGTGTTGTTTTTTCAATAACTTATTCATTAAGCTGTTTATTTTACGGCACAATTTCTGAAAAATTTGGCCGTATTAAAACTATATTGGTAGGTATTAGTGGCCTAGTGATTATTTGTTTAATAATTGGCTTTGTTCACTCATTTACTTTACTCATTATTATGAGAGCTATACAAGGTGTTTTTGCCGCAGCATTTTCTCCAGTTGCTATAACATATACGACTGAAACCTATCCACCTGTAAAACGTATTACTGCTATAAGTTTTATTAGTACGAGTTTTATGCTTTCGGGTGTCTTGGGGCAAAATTTAAGTGAAATCATTGTTAGCCAACTCAATTGGCATTGGGTGTATTTTATTTTAACAATGTTATATCTAGTTCTCGTGATACTTATATATAAATTTGTGCCAGAAAGTCCTTATCAAAATCCACAGTTACAATTAAGTAAATTCTTTAGTAATTTTAAAGATTTTAGTAATAATTTAAACGTGTTATATTGTCTATTTATTTCATTAACTTTGTTAATTATGTTTATTAGTATGTATACAATTTTGAATTCATATATTACTTCCGAACAAATTGGCGGTAATATGTCTACTGCCTCACTCATAAAAGTATTTGGCGTTATTGGAATGTTCTTATCGTTATTAGCAGGACGCATAAGCGGACGCTTAGGATTAAAACGTACGTTGACATTAGCCCTTCTAACGTGTGTCGTATCATTAGTTTTAATGGGAACTTTCCACAATGTGATTATGATTACTATATTTAGTGTGACTTTTGTAGCAGGCATAGCCTTTTCAATTCCTACTGTTATTTCTAAAGTAGGGCTAATTGTTAAAACTAACCATGGTTTTTTTCTATCTGTTAATACAGTAATACTATTTTTAGGTACTGCAATCGCTCCTATATTAATGATTTATGTAGCTCGATTATCTAGTTATTTCGTAGAGTTTCTAGTTATAGCGCTTATAGGAATGGTATCTGTCATAATTTCGATATTTATGCCAAGTGATCATCAAAAAAGCAATTAA
- a CDS encoding glycoside hydrolase family 31 protein, which produces MTHKFAQVINDHTLEIKHPVKEIFYTIRVLEETLINVKVSKTAHISLPTYTITPYDTVLPYEGLSRYHTHGFALSKFTVDENDDDITIKTTQLKLVINKQRLKFYWFQKDAKDIFQPLFNDRQTQAYHFDISDNHPTCHYISREIDEKYFGLGEKSGTVNKHGERYRMLNIDAMGYSAKNTDPLYKHIPFYITYKPSNEMTYGLYYDDYQRSTFDLGKELDNYHGYYRYYETEATFLDYYVIGGSTIKDVTQKFSQITGRPTVFPSWSASYSGSTMQYTDEPHSQARLSHFLNDCKKHDINVRSFHLSSGYTSIDDKRYVFNWNYDKFPNPQAFGKAFTDNKVEVVANIKPSLMLNHPLLDEVLEFDGFIKDEHGDPLKIQFWDDEGYYLDFTNPQTIAWWQHQIKTKLIDNHIHCTWNDNNEFEIWDSHAQVHGFNSGHTNFNDYRAIMPLLMSKASREIQIKETDTTTPYIISRSGCAGMSKYVQTWTGDNNTSWESLKYNNYMAQGLSLSGVHNFGHDIGGFSGPKPDPELFLRWVQNGIFYPRFSIHSWNSDQTVNEPWMHPEVLEEVKVAMHLHEQLIPYFNQLQQESHHDFTPIVRPTFLEFERDTQTLEDYDTWMLGAEMLVSPVVEPGQSSKTIYLPQNNKGWVNFFTKERYEGGQYISLDIELDTIPIFIQKNSQIPMYDDKLEHEELMSFN; this is translated from the coding sequence ATGACACATAAATTTGCGCAAGTAATTAATGATCATACACTCGAAATTAAACATCCTGTTAAAGAAATTTTTTATACTATTCGTGTATTAGAAGAAACTTTAATCAACGTAAAAGTAAGTAAAACTGCACACATTTCACTACCTACTTATACTATTACGCCTTATGACACTGTTTTACCATACGAAGGTCTATCAAGATATCATACACACGGTTTTGCATTATCCAAATTTACTGTCGATGAAAACGACGATGACATAACTATTAAAACAACTCAATTAAAATTAGTAATAAATAAACAACGTTTGAAATTTTATTGGTTTCAAAAAGATGCTAAGGATATATTCCAACCTTTATTTAATGATCGTCAAACTCAAGCTTATCATTTCGACATTTCCGATAACCATCCTACATGCCATTATATTTCCAGAGAAATAGATGAAAAATACTTTGGCCTAGGTGAAAAGTCGGGCACAGTAAATAAACACGGCGAACGCTATCGCATGTTAAATATTGACGCTATGGGTTATAGCGCCAAAAATACTGACCCTTTATATAAACATATTCCTTTTTATATTACTTATAAGCCATCAAATGAAATGACTTATGGTCTTTATTACGATGATTATCAACGCTCAACATTTGATTTAGGGAAAGAGCTAGACAATTATCATGGCTATTATCGTTATTATGAAACGGAAGCAACTTTCTTAGACTATTATGTTATAGGTGGCTCTACTATAAAGGACGTAACACAAAAGTTCAGTCAAATAACAGGTCGCCCAACTGTTTTTCCTAGCTGGAGCGCTTCATACTCAGGTTCAACGATGCAGTATACTGACGAACCACATTCTCAGGCACGTTTATCTCACTTTCTAAATGATTGTAAAAAACACGATATTAATGTACGTTCATTTCATTTATCATCAGGCTATACATCCATAGACGATAAGCGGTATGTCTTTAATTGGAATTATGATAAGTTTCCTAATCCTCAAGCATTTGGTAAGGCATTTACCGATAATAAGGTGGAAGTGGTAGCAAACATTAAGCCATCACTTATGTTAAATCATCCCCTACTTGACGAAGTCTTAGAGTTTGACGGATTTATAAAAGATGAACATGGCGACCCTCTTAAAATTCAATTTTGGGATGATGAAGGCTATTACTTAGACTTCACTAATCCTCAAACGATTGCATGGTGGCAACATCAAATCAAAACAAAATTAATCGACAACCACATTCATTGCACGTGGAATGACAATAATGAATTTGAAATTTGGGATTCACACGCGCAAGTTCATGGATTTAATAGCGGTCATACTAACTTCAATGACTATAGAGCGATCATGCCATTATTAATGTCTAAGGCATCTAGGGAGATTCAAATTAAAGAAACTGACACCACTACTCCTTATATCATTAGTCGTTCCGGTTGCGCAGGTATGTCTAAATACGTGCAAACTTGGACCGGTGATAACAATACAAGCTGGGAATCTTTAAAATATAATAATTATATGGCTCAAGGATTAAGCTTATCGGGAGTACATAACTTTGGTCATGATATCGGAGGCTTTTCCGGACCCAAACCTGATCCTGAACTATTTTTACGTTGGGTACAAAATGGTATATTTTATCCTCGTTTTTCAATACATTCTTGGAATAGCGATCAAACGGTAAATGAACCTTGGATGCATCCTGAAGTGCTCGAAGAAGTTAAAGTAGCAATGCATCTTCATGAGCAGTTAATTCCTTATTTTAACCAATTACAACAAGAGAGTCATCATGATTTTACTCCTATTGTACGACCAACGTTTTTAGAGTTTGAACGAGACACTCAGACTTTAGAAGATTACGACACATGGATGTTAGGTGCGGAGATGTTAGTTTCACCAGTAGTAGAACCGGGACAATCTTCTAAAACCATCTACTTACCACAAAACAATAAAGGTTGGGTTAATTTCTTTACTAAAGAACGATATGAAGGTGGTCAATATATCTCCTTAGATATTGAACTTGACACTATCCCTATCTTCATTCAAAAAAATAGCCAAATACCTATGTATGACGATAAATTAGAGCATGAAGAACTAATGTCTTTTAATTAA
- a CDS encoding TRAP transporter substrate-binding protein gives MAKFLSIFVSAFIIWGMFSFAFNSQIKAQEKPKEIVLAHNQPTEHPVHKSLEIFKKELEKKSHGQIKVKIYPNGQLGSEREAIEMTQTNAIQMTKVSAGALESFSPSYSLFNAPYLFNSQDNYRHLMKEKKVQNAFFHSTFDNGFLGITYYDAGARNIYTKDKAIKNSKDLKGVKTRVQPSKTSVKLIKSLGGTPTPMDFGEVYTAMQSGVIDAAENNETALTTNNHGEIAKNYSYTEHAYVPDVLIMNKDTYNDLTKQQQKWLAEAAADSTKKHEVLWDKEVKHAKEVAKKDMGVKFHKVDKSSFKNASKPLRKEFAKDPKTKKYYDLIQKEEKKYEKSKTKH, from the coding sequence ATGGCCAAATTTTTAAGTATTTTTGTAAGCGCATTCATTATTTGGGGTATGTTTAGTTTTGCGTTTAACTCACAGATCAAAGCACAAGAAAAACCAAAGGAGATAGTTTTAGCTCATAATCAACCAACAGAGCATCCTGTACATAAGTCGCTTGAAATCTTTAAAAAGGAATTGGAAAAAAAATCTCATGGTCAAATTAAAGTGAAAATATACCCTAATGGCCAATTGGGTAGTGAGCGTGAAGCAATAGAAATGACACAAACAAATGCTATACAAATGACCAAAGTATCTGCGGGTGCACTTGAAAGTTTTTCACCTTCGTATTCTTTATTTAACGCACCATATTTATTTAATTCACAAGACAATTATCGTCATTTAATGAAAGAGAAAAAAGTCCAAAATGCATTTTTCCATAGTACTTTTGATAATGGATTTTTAGGAATTACATATTATGATGCCGGCGCTCGTAATATTTATACCAAAGACAAAGCTATCAAAAATAGTAAAGATTTAAAAGGAGTTAAAACACGCGTTCAACCAAGTAAAACGAGCGTTAAGCTAATTAAATCATTAGGCGGTACACCAACGCCTATGGATTTTGGTGAGGTATACACTGCGATGCAGTCCGGTGTTATAGATGCTGCTGAAAACAATGAAACAGCACTCACAACCAATAATCATGGTGAGATAGCGAAAAACTATTCTTATACAGAACATGCTTACGTTCCCGATGTCTTAATTATGAATAAGGATACTTACAATGATCTTACAAAGCAACAGCAAAAATGGCTTGCTGAAGCGGCGGCTGATTCAACTAAAAAGCATGAAGTTTTATGGGACAAAGAAGTTAAACATGCAAAGGAAGTTGCTAAAAAAGATATGGGTGTGAAATTCCATAAAGTAGATAAATCATCGTTCAAAAATGCATCCAAACCGTTACGTAAAGAGTTTGCTAAAGATCCAAAAACTAAAAAATATTATGACTTAATTCAAAAGGAGGAAAAGAAATATGAAAAAAGTAAAACAAAGCATTGA
- a CDS encoding PTS sugar transporter subunit IIA, translated as MPLLEEEGEADIKQKYNDIVNKDDNITVFVDLLGGTPSNVMSQLLKEGQNFKLYTGMNLPMVISYISSILHGQPKDFHVRAREGIVYVNDMLNHIDDEDE; from the coding sequence GTGCCATTACTAGAAGAAGAAGGCGAAGCTGACATCAAACAAAAGTATAACGATATAGTAAATAAAGATGATAACATAACAGTCTTTGTAGATTTACTGGGTGGGACGCCGTCAAATGTAATGTCTCAATTGCTTAAGGAAGGACAAAACTTTAAATTATATACAGGGATGAACCTACCAATGGTCATTAGTTATATAAGCAGTATTTTGCATGGACAACCGAAAGACTTTCATGTTAGAGCAAGAGAAGGCATCGTATATGTTAATGACATGCTCAATCATATCGATGATGAAGACGAGTAA
- a CDS encoding MarR family winged helix-turn-helix transcriptional regulator has translation MIDEEMKLANQLCFSAYNVNRLFSKFYEQQLKKFGLTFSQYLVLLTLWEENAQTLWAIGKKLDLASNTLTPLLKRLEQTGWIQRTRAENDKRQLIVTLTTKGIDQQEEVHKAISKCISSQFDVDEYIKAKNIMDNLEETLKTITKDDSNEKI, from the coding sequence TTGATTGATGAAGAAATGAAATTGGCTAATCAGTTATGTTTTTCTGCTTACAATGTTAATAGATTATTTAGCAAATTTTATGAACAACAATTAAAAAAATTTGGTTTAACATTTTCTCAATACCTTGTTTTACTGACGTTGTGGGAGGAAAATGCTCAAACTCTGTGGGCCATTGGTAAAAAATTAGATCTAGCGAGTAACACTTTAACGCCATTACTAAAGAGATTAGAACAAACTGGCTGGATTCAAAGAACTAGAGCTGAAAATGATAAACGACAACTTATTGTAACTTTAACTACGAAAGGTATAGACCAGCAAGAAGAAGTGCATAAAGCTATTTCTAAATGTATTTCTTCACAATTTGACGTAGATGAATATATAAAAGCTAAAAATATTATGGATAATTTAGAAGAAACGTTGAAAACTATTACAAAGGATGATTCAAATGAAAAAATATGA